The genomic DNA GACCTTCCACCCGCGGCGCTCCGCGTAGCGCAGGTACATGCGCGCGAGGTCGCCGGCGAAGAGGGCCGACTCCTCGCCGCCCTCGCCGGACTTGACCTCGAGCACCACGTCGTCCGAGTCGTGCGGATCGCGCGGGGCGAGCAGGTCGGTGAGCTGCTGCTCGAGCGCCTCGATCTGCTCGGTCAGGGCGGCCACCTCGTCGGCGAACGAGGCGTCGTCGGCCGCGAGCTCCTGCGCGGCGGCGCGGTCCTCGCGGGCGGCCTCCAGCTTGCGGTGCGTCGCCATGATGGGCGCCAGCTCGGCGAAGCGCTTGCCCACCTTGCGGGCCGCGGCGGCGTCGTTGTGCAGCGCCGGATCGGACATCTGCTGCTCGAGGCCGGCGTACTCGGCGAGGATGTCGTCGATCGCGGAGGGGGACGTGGCGCTCATGGCGGCGGTGCCTTTCTCGGACGGGGCGGTGACGGGGCGGGCGGCCCGTGAAACGCGCCGACGCCCGGCCTGCGGGGCAGGACGGGCGTCGGCGGGACAGCTACTCGGAGGCCGAGGCCTTGCTCGGGCGCTTGCCGTAGCGCTTCTCGAAGCGGGCGACGCGGCCGCCGGTGTCGAGGATCTTCTGCTTGCCCGTGTAGAACGGGTGGCACTGCGAGCAGACCTCGACGTTGATCCGGCCGTCGGCCTTGGTGCTGTGCGTCTCGAACGTGTTACCGCAACCGCAGACAACGGTGGTGGCCACGTAATCGGGGTGGATCCCCTGCTTCATGATTGCCGTCCTTCTTGTTCGTGGTCGCCGGGTCGCCCCTGGCGTGCGCCAGGACCGTGAACCGGAACCCATACCGACGTTCCAGTATGCCAGAACGCACAGGGCTTCGAGAAATTCCCGGCCGGAGGGCGTGCGGGCGCAGCCCCGATCACGATGCGGTACCCGTTTGGCGGTTGCCTGGCGCGCCGTAAGCCGCCCGGTGTTAGCTACGAGCTGTCACCGGACCGGCACCGTGCGTCAGCGGGCGAACGGGCCGAGTTCTCGAGGAATCCTGGGAGTGAAGACGTGAACGAGTCAGGCAGTGGACCGGCGATCGAGCCCGCCGGGACCGTGATCGGCGGATACGTCGTGGAGCGCCTGCTGGGCGCGGGCGGCATGGGCGCCGTGTACGCGGCCCGGCACCCCCGGCTGCCGCGTGTGGACGCCCTCAAGGTGCTCCCCACGGCCTTCTCCCACGACCCGACCTACCGGGCCCGGTTCGAGCGGGAGGCGGACATGGCCGCCCGGCTCGATCACCCGAACATCGTGCCGGTCTACGACCGCGGCAACGACGACGGCCGGCTCTGGATGTCGATGAAGCTGGTCCCCGGCCAGGACGCCTCGGCGCTCCTCGCGAGCAACCCCGGCGGACTGCCGATCCCCCAGGTGCTGACCATCGTCGACGCGGTGGCAGCGGCCCTGGACTACGCGCACTCCCAGGGCCTGCTGCACCGCGACGTCAAGCCCGGCAACATCATGATCGACACGACCGGCGCGTCGCCGCGCGTCATGCTCGGCGATTTCGGTATCGCCCGGCAGCAGCAGGAGAGCAGCGACCTGACCTCGGTCGGCATGGTGGTCGGCACCCTGGACTACGCGTCGCCGGAGCAGCTCAGCGGCGATCCCGTCGACGGCCGCAGCGACCAGTACAGTCTCGCCGGCACGACGGTGCAGCTGCTCACGGGCGCGAAGCCCTACGGGGCCAGCAGCGGCACCGCCGTGATCCGCGACCATCTGATGGCGCCGCCGCCGGCGCCCTCGCGCCAGCGTCCCGGGGTGCCGCCGGCGATCGACGCGGTGATCGCCCGCGCGATGGCGAAGTCGCCGCAGCAGCGGTTCGCGACGTGTCACGATTTCGCCCAGGCGCTGCGGGCCGCGGCGGCGGGCGGCGTGCAGGCACAGGCACCGTCGACCCCGACGGCGCGGGTGGCGACCCCGCCGCCGGGTCCGGCGTACCGCCCGGCGACTCCCCCACCCTTTCAGGGCGCGCCGTCGCAGCCCTTCGCCCGGCCGTCGGGGCCGGTGTCGAACCCGCAGGTCGCGGGGCCGCAGGGCACCTGGCAGGGCGGGCCCGTGGGTCTCGCGGGCCCGGTGCCGCAGGGACAGCAGGGCGGTACGCGCAAGGGCGTGGTCATCGGCGCGATCGCCGCGGTCGCGGTGGTGGCCGTGGCCGCGGTGTCGATCCTGGTGTTCAGCACGAGCTCCGACGAGGCCGTCGCATCGCCCACCTCGTCGGCCCGGCCCTCGGCGACGACCACGACGACCACCGCGACGCCGGTGAACAACACGTCCACGCTGCGGGAGGGCTTCATCGACCCGTGCCTGCTGCCGGTGTCCGTGATCTCGTCGCTGGGGATCAGCCCGCTCGCGGACGACCCCGGCCAGCGCTCCGGCGACGCCGGCGCCAAGTACGCCTGCAAGGGATCCGATTCCAAGGCGAGCAACGCGGACGTGAAGTTCGCGACCTTCGTCACCTCCAACTCGTGGGAGACGGGCGCCCCGGTGACGGTGCCGGGCTCGACGAAGTGGCGGTCCTTCACCGTGCCGAGCACGAACACCGCGACGCCGGACTACTGCGTCACGGCGTACAAGTCGTTGTCGAACGGGGTGCTCTACATCGGGCTGCAGAAGGTGGGTAACCGCGACTGCAATCGCGGCACGGAGATCGCCGCGGCGATCACGCAGTACCTGCCGCAGTAGGTCGCTCCCGCGGGCACCGAGGTCGGGTACGGGCGACGGCGCCCCACTCCCGAGGGAGTGGGGCGCCGTCGTCGTTCGGGCCGGGCGTCAGTCGTTGTCGCCGAAGCCGCTGTTCTTCTGCACCGTCATGAGGAACTCGATGTTGTTCTGCGTCTTCTTGAGCTGGCTGATCAGCAGGTCGATGGCCTGCTGGCTGTCCAGCGCGGAGAGCAGCCGGCGCAGCTTGTTCACCACGGCGGCCTCGTCGGGAGCCATGATGAGCTCGTCCTTACGGGTGTTCGACGCGGCGACGTCGACCGCCGGGAAGACGCGCCGTTCCGAGATCTTGCGGTCCAGCTTGAGCTCGGCGTTGCCGGTGCCCTTGAACTCCTCGAAGATCACCGTGTCGCCGGTGGAGCCGGTCTCGACCAGTGCCGTGGCGATGATGGTCAGCGAGCCGCCGTTCTCGATGTTGCGCGCCGCGCCCAGGAACCGCTTCGGCGGGTACAGGGCCGTCGAGTCGATACCGCCCGAGAGGATGCGGCCCGACGCGGGGCTCGAGTTGTTGTAGGCGCGGCCCAGGCGGGTGATCGAGTCGAGCAGCACCACCACGTCCTTGCCGCCCTCCACCAGGCGCTTGGCCCGCTCGATGGCGAGCTCGGCGACCGAGGTGTGGTCTGACGGCGGCCGGTCGAAGGTCGAGCTGATGACCTCGCCGCGCACGCTGCGCTGCATGTCGGTGACCTCTTCGGGCCGCTCGTCCACCAGCACCACCATGAGGTAGCACTCCGGGTTGTTGGTCGCGATCGCGTTCGCGATGTCCTGCAGCACCGTGGTCTTGCCGGCCTTCGGCGGGGCGGAGATCAGCGCGCGCTGGCCCTTGCCGATCGGCATGATCAGGTCGATCACGCGGGTGGTGAGGATGTTCTGCGCGGTCTCCAGGCGCAGTCGCTGGTTGGGGTACAGCGGCGTGAGCTTGTTGAACTCGGGCCGGTTCTTGGCCGCCTCGACGGGCTGGCCGTTCACCGAGTCGAGGCGCACCAGCGGGTTGAACTTCTGCCGGTTCTGGTTGCCCCGGCCGCCTCCGCCGCCGCCCTGGTTGCCGCCGTCGTTCTCGCCGTCGCGGGGCATCTTCACGGCGCCCGTGATCGCGTCGCCGCGGCGCAGGCCGTTGCGGCGGATCATGTTCATGGAGACGTACACGTCGTTCGGCCCGGCGATGTAGCCCGAGGTGCGGACGAAGGCGTAGTTGTCGAGGACGTCGAGGATGCCGGCCACGGGCTGCAGGACGTCGTCCTCGCTGACCTGCGGCTCGCCGTCGTTCTGGTTGCGGTCGCGGCCGCGGCGGCGCTCGCGGAAGCGGCGCCCGCGGCGCCCCTGTCCCTCGCCCTCGTCGGGGCCGTTGTTGTTCTGGTTCTGGTTGGGGCCGTTGTTGCCGCGCTGCCCCTGCTGGCGATCGTTCTGGTTGCGCTCGCCCTGCTGGCGGTCCTGGCGGTTCTCGCCGCCCTGACCGTCCTGGTTCTGGTTGCGGCGCTGGTTGCGCTCGCGGCGCTGGCCCTGCTCACCGTCGTTCTTGGCGGTGTCGTTCTTGGCGGCGTCGTTCGTGGGCGCGTCGGCCTTCGCGGCGTTCCCCTGGGGCGCGTCGCCCTGGGCGCTCGCGTCGCCGCGGTCCGACGATGCCCGGTCCGCCTTCGCGGCCCGCTCGCCGCGGGGAGCGCGGGTGCGGCCCTGGGCCTTCGCGCCGTCGGCCGCGCCCGCGGGCGCCTCGGTCGCGGCGTCGGGCTTCGGCGTCTCGTTCGTGGAGGCCTCGGCCGGCGAAGCGTCCGCCTTGGGCACGTCGTTCTTGGGCGCCTCGTTCTTGGGGGCGTCGCTCTTGGGGGCGTCGCTCTTGGGGGCGTCGCTCTTGGGGGCGTCGGCCTTGGTCGCCT from Tsukamurella paurometabola includes the following:
- the rpmE gene encoding 50S ribosomal protein L31, which gives rise to MKQGIHPDYVATTVVCGCGNTFETHSTKADGRINVEVCSQCHPFYTGKQKILDTGGRVARFEKRYGKRPSKASASE
- a CDS encoding serine/threonine-protein kinase yields the protein MNESGSGPAIEPAGTVIGGYVVERLLGAGGMGAVYAARHPRLPRVDALKVLPTAFSHDPTYRARFEREADMAARLDHPNIVPVYDRGNDDGRLWMSMKLVPGQDASALLASNPGGLPIPQVLTIVDAVAAALDYAHSQGLLHRDVKPGNIMIDTTGASPRVMLGDFGIARQQQESSDLTSVGMVVGTLDYASPEQLSGDPVDGRSDQYSLAGTTVQLLTGAKPYGASSGTAVIRDHLMAPPPAPSRQRPGVPPAIDAVIARAMAKSPQQRFATCHDFAQALRAAAAGGVQAQAPSTPTARVATPPPGPAYRPATPPPFQGAPSQPFARPSGPVSNPQVAGPQGTWQGGPVGLAGPVPQGQQGGTRKGVVIGAIAAVAVVAVAAVSILVFSTSSDEAVASPTSSARPSATTTTTTATPVNNTSTLREGFIDPCLLPVSVISSLGISPLADDPGQRSGDAGAKYACKGSDSKASNADVKFATFVTSNSWETGAPVTVPGSTKWRSFTVPSTNTATPDYCVTAYKSLSNGVLYIGLQKVGNRDCNRGTEIAAAITQYLPQ
- the rho gene encoding transcription termination factor Rho, whose translation is MTETDVTTSPETATAAASTTRADERRRSGLNGMVLAELRGIASELGIKGVSGLRKGDLIAAINEHGGAGKAAPKATKADAPKSDAPKSDAPKSDAPKNEAPKNDVPKADASPAEASTNETPKPDAATEAPAGAADGAKAQGRTRAPRGERAAKADRASSDRGDASAQGDAPQGNAAKADAPTNDAAKNDTAKNDGEQGQRRERNQRRNQNQDGQGGENRQDRQQGERNQNDRQQGQRGNNGPNQNQNNNGPDEGEGQGRRGRRFRERRRGRDRNQNDGEPQVSEDDVLQPVAGILDVLDNYAFVRTSGYIAGPNDVYVSMNMIRRNGLRRGDAITGAVKMPRDGENDGGNQGGGGGGRGNQNRQKFNPLVRLDSVNGQPVEAAKNRPEFNKLTPLYPNQRLRLETAQNILTTRVIDLIMPIGKGQRALISAPPKAGKTTVLQDIANAIATNNPECYLMVVLVDERPEEVTDMQRSVRGEVISSTFDRPPSDHTSVAELAIERAKRLVEGGKDVVVLLDSITRLGRAYNNSSPASGRILSGGIDSTALYPPKRFLGAARNIENGGSLTIIATALVETGSTGDTVIFEEFKGTGNAELKLDRKISERRVFPAVDVAASNTRKDELIMAPDEAAVVNKLRRLLSALDSQQAIDLLISQLKKTQNNIEFLMTVQKNSGFGDND